The DNA segment aaaggtttatgatattgtctccctttcGGGGATGTTactgcttttgatattatctctcttgccgggatgttattactcatgatattgtttcccttgccgggatattgttgttatgctattgttcctttgccaggattctattgtgatttaattgattccctttcctatattgctttgtgattttgcttgggtaaggaagagtataaaagcacgaagggtgatgtcgtgcatgatatttgtgagagagtgttaaggcacgaagggtgatgtcgtgcatgatatttgtgagagagtgttaatatttgtatggtgaggacgagagtaaaagcatgaagggtgattccgtgcacttgtcattgatttccttattcttgcttatagttgaattttAGTGTTCTTTTAAAttctttactgaaattttgtttgtacatgatattctccgcagcatgtttccccttcccatctttaactgctagtttctatCATTAAtacttgttgtatatgatataactgcacaggtttatttggtagtcttgtccaagcctcgtcactactttgtcgaggttaggctagacacttaccagcccatagggtcgattgtgctgatactacactctgcactatgtgcagatcccaggggtgcagcttttggaccacagtgaggttacTGTCTTCAGTCCAGTGgcagagacccgaggtagtcctgcaggcgtctgcaggccttagtgtctccttctatcttttcattatgtttcttttatgtatttgagagatatctttgtatttatctttcagaccactatttgtagtattcgtagatagtccgtgacattgtgaAACCAAATTCTGGTAGAGTTGTATGTTGGATTCTGCACTAGTATATGATTAAACTATTAGTTTTCATCTTCCGCATTTTTGTTTATTATAATTATTCCACTGTTGATCACCTGTTATGTTGGGCTGTTAAAAAGGCTAAGTAAAAAGGTTAATAAatttataatactcggcttgcttAACTTTTATGAGTAGGCGCtgtcacgactcccgagggtggggaaatctaggtcgtgacatgtgagtacaaccaactcaataagtataGCAAATAAATAGGGCATGGTAAGAGAAGCTTAATTTGTTGAGGTCATTATGTAAACCAGTACAATTGTGCAAAATTTTGATTAACATAGTATAAGATTTAAACTTAGCTCATAAGGCTTCATAGTACGAATATATGTGTGTGCATGTGCACTGGTTCTGAAATACCATGCTTAGCAGTATTATGACATTTAGAGGAAAGAATTAAGTAATCCAATAAATGATCAAGAAAATACGAGTTTCACacactgcacggacaactcacgtgctaacaATGGAATctgtacggacaactcacgtgcgaCATGGACAACTTACGTgttaataacatcaatatatggatccgtacggataactcacgtgctacacggacaactcacatgctaataATATCAATGcatggatccgcacggacaatttacgtgctgcacggacaactcttATGCCAATAATATAATCCGCTCGCTGTAGTCTAAAATATCATACAGAGGCAATAAAACAtttttacatatatataatgATTGACATAAGATTCCCCAATCCTTGGACTATTGTAAATAGTATACTAGAGTGTAGGCATGTGCAAAGTGTGCTAACGTAGCTCAATCCGGCAATTTCATCAATGAAAAGCATTTATCAAGTTCGTTTAGGGATTAAACCTCTAAGTAGACTTATCAGGGCTTCAATTAGATCATATAAACTAGTACCACATGTTGGACATCTAAGCTCGAAGCTTAACAGTCATTCCTGGGCTTATAGGAGCCCGGGCACAACCCAAACATGAATATACAATCCCGGTGCCCACACATGGGACCATTCCCATGCATATGCGCACCCAAAAGCATGTGGCTAACAAAACAATTAAGGCAACAGGTGCCTCGACCAAGTTTAAATACCATACTTACCTCAAGCAACCTGAACTACTCTGCCAGCAAGCCCATGCCTCGCGAATCGGCCTAGGAACATCCAGAATCTAGCTATAAACAAATCGATACAATCAACACAGTCTAGGAAATACTAGGTTACCGGACCCAcacctcggaatccgataaaagtaaaaaaattgaaagcccattcaaccatgagtccaaccatacaaaatttcGACACCAAATTgccactcaaatccccaaatcaatCTCTCTTAATCACTAGCCTCAAACTCCCAAATTCCACCTTAAACACACACAAACTAGGTGGGAAATTACATAAGAAAACAAAATTATTGATTAAAAATGAGCACAAGGGACTTATCTCAATAATCCCTTCGAAATCCCTCGAAAGAATCTCCAAATCTCGAGCTTGAAATGTTAAAAATGAAGCAAAATAGCAAACCTTGAATTTAAACATTCTGTCTAACCTTTTCGGGTGCGCATCTGTGCAAACCCCGCTTTTGCGGGTGCGCATCTGTACAAATCGTCCGCTTCTACGGACTAACCTACAAAAATCTCCCAGCTCAAGCCAACCTTGCTTTTGCGCCCCTCCAGCTGCATCTGtagcatcgcacctgcggccaacTCCTCACAAGTGCGATCACACCAGAAGAATCTCAATTCAGCAATGCACTACGTCCCATTTTCGATATGTTAACCCTCCAAAATCAACCCTTGGtctccaggacctcaaccaaacataccaacaagtcctaaaacacgatacaaacttagtagagccctcaaatcacatcaaacaacatcaaaaacatgaatcacaccccaatccaagcctaatgaaaACTAAAGTATTCCAACTTCTACAAATGATGCCAAAACATTTCAAATCACATCTTGTTGAcataaaattttgtacacaagtcacaaatgatacCACTGACCTACTCTAATTtccggaattggaatccgaccccgatatcaaaaaatccTCTCTCgctcaaactttccaaaaattcaattttcgccatttcaagcctaattcagctacggacctccaaatcacaatccggacacgtTTCTTAGTCCAAAATCAATCGACGAAACTAACGGAATTATATAAACTCCATTACagagtcatttacacataagtcaatatttggtcaaccatttcaacttaaactttcaaccttgagactaagtgtctcaatttatTTCGGAATCTCTGCGGACGCAAACCGACTACCCCGGCAAGTCAATAATAGCTATAAGAATAAAATGAGTAGTAAATAGGGTAACGGGGCTACAAATCGTAGAACAATCGGCCggttcgttacatcctccccttcttaaaTAGACATCCGTCCTAaaacgggtctagaaacatactAGAGTCTCAAATAGTCATGGATATCTTCTCCGCAtgtcccgctcggtctcccaagtagcctcctcaacaggctgacctctacactacaccttcactgaagctatgctctttgatctcaactttccaACATGCCGATCCAAGATGGCCaccagctccacatcataagtcaaatcatcatccaactgaaccgtgctgaaatccaaaacatgagacggatcaccgacatacttccggagcatagaggCATAAAATattagatgcacactcgacaaactaggtggaaagacaagcttgtaagccacctctccgaTCCTTTGAAATACCTTAAACGACACAATATactgagggctcaacttgcccttcttcccgaatctcataacacccttcatgggtgaaaccatGAGTAATAACTTCTCctcaaccatgaaagcaacatcatgaaccttcaTATCGGtgtaactcttttgtctagatGGCACCATGTGAAGCTGATCCTGAATTAATTTAACCGTGTCTAAAGAATCCTGAACAAAGTCAgtacctaatagcctagcctcacttgGCTCTAACCAACCCACCGAAGATCGACGccatctcccatacaaagcctcacacGAAGCCATTTGAATGCATGACTAGTAGTTGTTATTTTAGGCAAACTCCATGAGTggcagaaactgatcccatgaaccttcaaaatcaagcacgtagcatatcctccaatatctgaatagtgcgctcagattgTACACCCGTCTGAGGTTGAAATAttatactcaactcaacttgggtgACTATCTCTCGTTGTACTGCTTTCTAAAATTGCAATGTAAATTGTGTGTCccaatctgaaatgatggacactggcacatcgtgaaggcgaacaatcttgCGGATGTTAATCTCAGCAAACCGCTTCAAAAAATAAGTAGTCCAAATTGGAATGAAGTGTGTGGACTTGATCAGCCGATCCACAactacccaaatagcatcaaactatCTCGATGTATGTGGGAGCCTAACTACGAAATCCAAGGTGATCCGCTCttatttccactctggaatctctagcCTTTAAAGCAATCCACCCAGACTATGacgctcatactttacctgctgatagTTAAGGCACCAAACTATAAACCCCACTATACCcatcttcatcctcctccaccaatagtattacctcaagtcctggtacatctttgcggcacccgaatgaatgaaataccgcgaactctgggcctcctcaagaatcgaCTCGCGTAACCCATGTACATTGGGCACCCATATCCGACCTTGtatccttaacaccccatcagCCCCAATAGTAACATCTCTAGCATCaacgtgctgaaccttgtccttgaggacaagcaaatgaggatcatcatactggcgctctctggtgcaatcatataaggaagatcgataAACCACACaacgctctctgatgcaatcatataaggaagatcaataaaccacacaagctagaacccgactggccTCCTAACATCTAATCTCACGAGCTCGTTGGCCAAGGCCAGAaaatcaactgcaagaggtctctcaccagCAGGAATGAATGCAAGGatacccatactcaccgccttcctactcaaggcatcggatACTACATTGGCCTCCCCGAGATGATACAGAATGGTGATATCgaaatcctttagcagctccaaccatctctggtgtctcaaatttagatccttttgtttgaacaagtgctggagactcCGATGATCCGTAAATACATCATAAAACACACTGTATAGATAGTGCCCCTAAATCTTCAATGCGTTGATAATGGAAgacaactccaaatcatgaacagagTAGTTCTTCACATGGGGCTTCAACCGGCGTGAAGTATGCAATCACTTTATCCCCTGTTGATACCAATTTTCCCTCATaattttaattatatatatatatatatatatatatatatatatatatatatatatattcaaaatgGTACATATGCATTATCATTTAGCATATAAGCTTATACaagcatttttcataatttttcataattttaaaaggatttaaatcgatttatttctgcacattattatataaatatttagtaattatccttcaaattatattatgatgatttaatcatctaaacttATCATTTACACCTACatgaattttttaaatattttactatattttttataattatatttgcatTTTAGGGCTAATTGCACATTTTTGCAATAATTGCCCATATTCATGTATAATTGCATTATTTATgcaaaaaataacttttatttttttataatattgAGTTATTATTTTCGATCATTTTAGTACACAgataatattttgttatttactAATTACTTTTAtagattatttatttttaaaatattgggTATTTTAAAAGTAGCCTAAAATTCTACCTATTTTCGGACCAAACAATGGCCCAAAATACCTAATACCTATCCCAATTACCTTTAGCCCAAGACCAAACGACCTGCCTAATACCCGATCGGTACCCATATATTTTAACCCGCCCCTGTggacttttattctttcttgtatTTACGCTTAACTGGTAAGTTACTGGACCTCGTAGTTTCATTCTCATGTATCTGCGATTTGCACGTATTTTCATTTTTGGAGGTTTAGTTTAATGTGTTTTTCTAGGTTGTTCTTGTGTGCAATTCTGATTGCTTTACCTCAGTTTTCGGTCTCTTTGACCTTTGACTTCATTATGTTGGTAAATTGAAACATGCCTAAAACTAGTTTGAGTTAATTAGATTCTTAAGCTTATCTAGCCTATGTGTTGTAACTTACTGATGTTTAGGACATTTGCAtatctttgttgtttaatttgCTATCAATCATGTTACTTGAACATGCTTTACTTACATGATTTGTATCCCCTTTAATAGACTAGTTGATTGTGTTCAAAGCATGAATATATACATTAACTATATAGCATAAGTATGTTTCTTGTCCTATTCTGAATTTGATGTGATGATATCCTGCTTATGTAGCATGTTTGGTCATGTTCCTCATTAGCATGCTTCTAGCATGTCTTGACTTCCCCGTAGTTGTAATAATCTGTTATCCAGGTCAAGTCTATCCAGGACTTGCAACCTCCAAAGAgaaagaaagatgtgatgagttttCTAGGGCATCTCAACTAAATCCGCCTCTTCATAGCAGAATCGACAGTGATCTTTAACACaattttaaaaattttgaaaaagatgtTGCAACAAGTTAGACAGAAGAATGTCAAAAAGCATTTgacaaaatcaagaaatacatgCCCACACCATCAGTCCTGGTCCCGCCGGAACCTGGAAGACCTTTGTTACTTTATTTGTCTGTATTAGATGGGGCTTTTGGTTGTTTCTTGGGACAACACGATAAGACGTGAAGAaaagagcaggccatatattatccaAGTAAGAAGTTCAAATCATATGAAGCGCGATATCTTTGTTGGAACGCACCTGCTGTGCCCTGACGtggatagctcagaaattgaggcacaaCTTCTGTGCCTAcattacatatctcatatcaaggatggatcctctgaaataCATTTTGCCAGAAGCCCATACCTACAGGAAACTTAGTAAAATGACAAATATTGTTGACTGAATTTgatattgtctatgtgactcagaagGTGGTCAAGGGATAGGCATTAGCAGATCATATTGCACAAAATCCTGTAAGAGGAGAATACAAACCATAGAAAATGTATTTTACTGATGAAGAAGTATCTTTTGTAGGGGAATATATCACCAAAActtatgacggttggagaatgatATTCGATCGGGCCGcgaacttcaaaggagtgggtattaGAGTCATTTTGGTGTTAGAGACAGGCCAACATTATCTGGTATCCACGAAACTCAGATTtctgtgcaccaacaatatggctcaATACGAGGCTTGCAGCTTGGAGCTCAatttggccattgacatgaatatcCAGGAATTGTTGGTAATTGGTGACTCAGACCTTTTGGTATATCAGGTTCTAGGAGAATGGGCTACAAAAAAAACCAAAATATTACCATATCCTTACCACATGCAAGAGTTGATgaagaggtttacaaagatagagttcaaacatattcgagaatccagaatgagttcacaGATGCATTGGTCACTTTGTcctccatgatacaacacccgGACAAGAATATCATTGACCCAGTTCTAGAaagaatccataatcagccagcttattgcgctcatgttgaagaagaaacggatggaaatccgtggttccatgatatcaacgaatacttggcaaaaggagaatacccggagcatgcaaatcatactAAAAATGCACACTCCGAagattatccaacaatttcttccaATGTGGAGGTATTCTATACAGAAGGACTCCAGACCTAAGATTAGTACGGTGTATTGATTCCAAAGAAGCTTCCAAGATGCTTGAAGAGTTACATACCGGAAcctgcggaccacacatgaatggttttgtttttgccaagaagatattgaggacaGGATATTTTTGGATCACTATGGAAACATACTGCATCAGGTATGTCCAAAAGTGTCACCAGTGtcaaatacatacatatataatacGGGTACCACCAAATGAACTCAATACAATAAGTGCACCTTAGCCTTTCACTGCTTGGGGAATGTATGTCAATGGTCCGATCGAGCCTGCCACTTCGAATGGGAACatgttcattctagtggccatccacttcacaaaatgggttgaagctgcaTTTTACAAGgttgtaactaagaaagtcgtcaCAGATATTTTTagagatcgtattgtttgccgattcgagGTTCCAGAATCCATCATCATCGACAACGCCGCTAACCTCAACAGCGACTTAATGAAAGCTATGTGAGAAACTTTCAAAAGCAAGCATAAGAATACCACATCATACATGCCttaaatgaatggagctgtggaggcCGCAAATAAGAATATTAAGAAAAATTGagaaagatggtagaaaaccacaagcaatggcacgagaaattactaTTTGCCTTATTGGGGTACCGTACCACAGCccacacatcaactggggcaactccctacttaCTAGTCTATAATACTAAAGTTGTCATTCCCGCCAAAGTTGAATATCCTTATTTGAGAATTATACAAGAAGCAGAACTCAGTGATGCAGCATGGATACGAAGTTGCTATGAACAATTGTATCTTATTGACGGGAAAAGAATGAACGTGGTATACCATGGTCAGCTTTATTAAAACAGAATGtcaagagctttcaacaaaaaggtcagaCCTAGAAAGTTCACACTGGGTCAACTGGTGCTGAAGCGAATCTttccatatcaagatgaagcctaAGGAAAATTTTCACCCAATTGGAAAGAgccctacatggttcacagagtgctaacaggaggagcacttatACTTGTAGGAATGGACGGAGAATTTGGCCAAAGCCTatcaattcagacgtagtcaaaagatactatgtttagattatTTTCATTTATTCATTTGATATAACTGAACTACGGTTGACtagattcccgtttaagaggggatacataggcaacccagtGGGTTTGGTCACATATTAATAAAATCTTTGTTTTCCCCAtggtcagaaactggggcagaattatGAGGAGGAGCCTTAAatttccggagcaagtccagttGATTTCGTCATATGAAGAACAGTCAAAGAATTGctttcaaactggggcagaattttgagaaggaccctcaaaattctaaagaaaagaagccGCAATGTCTCTAAAGTGTCACAACCATTgattcatctaatttacttgatattgtATACTGTTATGTTTTTAAATAACTACattcatcaaatgcatgcatatctttcgaaaactttatttctatgacACCCAGATGTTCCCTAGGGTAACTCAAAGAGAATCTTAAGACAGGAAATACAGTCAAGACAAAAGGCGAAGGCACGGACCAACCTTCCCAGcaaaaactcacgatttttctttggatgcaggaacaaGGAATAATCGCAAATACGTACACACATCAAAATGACAATACTGCCAAGCGCAAacatatctccagctaagaaatacatTGCTATCACTCAttaccttctctttgcatgaggctaagcattacctccctcattgcataaagctaagcattgcctttaactgcatgagactaaacattgtctcctaTTTTGCTTGAGTCTAAGCCGTAcctcctcaattgcataaggctaagcattgccttttcctgcacgagactaagcattgtctcctattttgcatgaggctaagccatgcctcctcaattgcataaggctaagcattgcctttcattgcatgagactaagcattgtctcctattTTGCGTGAGAATAAGCTTTGTCTC comes from the Nicotiana sylvestris chromosome 4, ASM39365v2, whole genome shotgun sequence genome and includes:
- the LOC138889913 gene encoding uncharacterized protein gives rise to the protein MASCEALYGRWRRSSVGWLEPSEARLLGTDFVQDSLDTVKLIQDQLHMVPSRQKSYTDMKVHDVAFMVEEKLLLMVSPMKGVMRFGKKGKLSPQYIVSFKVFQRIGEVAYKLVFPPSLSSVHLIFYASMLRKYVGDPSHVLDFSTVQLDDDLTYDVELVAILDRHVGKLRSKSIASVKV